One window of Ziziphus jujuba cultivar Dongzao chromosome 5, ASM3175591v1 genomic DNA carries:
- the LOC107404599 gene encoding potassium channel GORK isoform X1 has translation MMVVLKMGLDARPFIDDHGEEADLPDLELSGDVSEDARDADSPALEVEGHADSPVQAALEAAEGDADLQVQAALEAAGEIQPLAGAPQQPTPEGNRGSSSTRLPSPRRRVESSPRELPNQFLTRWYPLWEWFTIFWALLLSFGTPFELGFLFVGSTTWLFMLLDSVTTLLGIGDLVLQIYFCQKGIDIPQNKYHKYWQRILTVLDAFGCLPWIVIYEVGKEEWPKYLSILRVFRARKVYFCIEERKDKLKDHFCWGIFCGVLQILFVILFCLHTEGCILYFIATLSSSSQNTWIGVGAPSQNLSSYHHFGRNYLSSLYFATVTFFTIGYGDFHVVNEGEMAFIVIAHIFNFVVVAYLTVRISSLCQRKETEEGGES, from the exons ATGATG GTGGTGTTGAAAATGGGGCTAGATGCTCGTCCTTTTATAGATGACCACGGAGAGGAAGCTGATTTGCCAGATTTGGAGTTATCGGGGGATGTTTCCGAGGATGCAAGGGATGCTGACTCGCCAGCGTTGGAGGTAGAGGGGCATGCTGATTCGCCAGTTCAGGCAGCTTTGGAGGCAGCAGAGGGGGATGCTGATTTGCAAGTTCAGGCAGCTTTGGAGGCAGCAGGGGAGATTCAACCTCTAGCCGGAGCACCACAACAACCGACACCCGAGGGGAATAGAGGTTCTAGCTCCACCAGACTTCCCAGCCCACGTAGGAGGGTGGAGAGCTCACCTAGAGAGCTCCCAAACCAATTCCTTACCAG ATGGTATCCACTGTGGGAATGGTTCACCATTTTTTGGGCCCTCCTTCTATCTTTCGGCACACCGTTCGAGCTGGGCTTTCTCTTCGTCGGCTCAACAACATGGTTGTTTATGTTGCTGGACAGTGTAACAACCCTACTGGGCATTGGGGATTTGGTGTTACAGATTTACTTTTGTCAGAAAGGAATCGACATCCCACAAAATAAATACCATAAGTACTG GCAGCGGATTCTCACTGTCTTGGATGCTTTTGGTTGTCTGCCGTGGATTGTGATTTACGAG gtAGGGAAAGAGGAGTGGCCGAAGTATCTCAGCATATTGAGAGTCTTCCGCGCGCGCAAAGTCTACTTTTGCATTGAAGAGCGGAAGGATAAGCTGAAAGACCATTTCTGCTGGGGCATATTTTGTGGCGTTTTGCAGATTCTCTTTGTCATCCTATTTTGTTTGCATACGGAAGGCTGTATTCTCTATTTTATTGCCACCTTATCGTCTAGCTCTCAAAATACATGGATTGGAGTTGGAGCCCCTAGCCAGAACCTCAGCAGTTATCACCATTTTGGAAGGAACTATCTATCTTCATTATACTTTGCAACGGTAACCTTCTTTACCATAG GCTACGGAGATTTCCATGTAGTAAATGAGGGGGAGATGGCTTTCATTGTTATAGCTcacattttcaattttgttgtgGTCGCTTATCTTACTGTAAGGATATCAAGCCTATGTCAAAgaaaggaaacagaggaagGAG GTGAGTCCTGA
- the LOC107404599 gene encoding potassium channel GORK isoform X2 produces the protein MGLDARPFIDDHGEEADLPDLELSGDVSEDARDADSPALEVEGHADSPVQAALEAAEGDADLQVQAALEAAGEIQPLAGAPQQPTPEGNRGSSSTRLPSPRRRVESSPRELPNQFLTRWYPLWEWFTIFWALLLSFGTPFELGFLFVGSTTWLFMLLDSVTTLLGIGDLVLQIYFCQKGIDIPQNKYHKYWQRILTVLDAFGCLPWIVIYEVGKEEWPKYLSILRVFRARKVYFCIEERKDKLKDHFCWGIFCGVLQILFVILFCLHTEGCILYFIATLSSSSQNTWIGVGAPSQNLSSYHHFGRNYLSSLYFATVTFFTIGYGDFHVVNEGEMAFIVIAHIFNFVVVAYLTVRISSLCQRKETEEGGES, from the exons ATGGGGCTAGATGCTCGTCCTTTTATAGATGACCACGGAGAGGAAGCTGATTTGCCAGATTTGGAGTTATCGGGGGATGTTTCCGAGGATGCAAGGGATGCTGACTCGCCAGCGTTGGAGGTAGAGGGGCATGCTGATTCGCCAGTTCAGGCAGCTTTGGAGGCAGCAGAGGGGGATGCTGATTTGCAAGTTCAGGCAGCTTTGGAGGCAGCAGGGGAGATTCAACCTCTAGCCGGAGCACCACAACAACCGACACCCGAGGGGAATAGAGGTTCTAGCTCCACCAGACTTCCCAGCCCACGTAGGAGGGTGGAGAGCTCACCTAGAGAGCTCCCAAACCAATTCCTTACCAG ATGGTATCCACTGTGGGAATGGTTCACCATTTTTTGGGCCCTCCTTCTATCTTTCGGCACACCGTTCGAGCTGGGCTTTCTCTTCGTCGGCTCAACAACATGGTTGTTTATGTTGCTGGACAGTGTAACAACCCTACTGGGCATTGGGGATTTGGTGTTACAGATTTACTTTTGTCAGAAAGGAATCGACATCCCACAAAATAAATACCATAAGTACTG GCAGCGGATTCTCACTGTCTTGGATGCTTTTGGTTGTCTGCCGTGGATTGTGATTTACGAG gtAGGGAAAGAGGAGTGGCCGAAGTATCTCAGCATATTGAGAGTCTTCCGCGCGCGCAAAGTCTACTTTTGCATTGAAGAGCGGAAGGATAAGCTGAAAGACCATTTCTGCTGGGGCATATTTTGTGGCGTTTTGCAGATTCTCTTTGTCATCCTATTTTGTTTGCATACGGAAGGCTGTATTCTCTATTTTATTGCCACCTTATCGTCTAGCTCTCAAAATACATGGATTGGAGTTGGAGCCCCTAGCCAGAACCTCAGCAGTTATCACCATTTTGGAAGGAACTATCTATCTTCATTATACTTTGCAACGGTAACCTTCTTTACCATAG GCTACGGAGATTTCCATGTAGTAAATGAGGGGGAGATGGCTTTCATTGTTATAGCTcacattttcaattttgttgtgGTCGCTTATCTTACTGTAAGGATATCAAGCCTATGTCAAAgaaaggaaacagaggaagGAG GTGAGTCCTGA